A single Rubrivivax gelatinosus IL144 DNA region contains:
- a CDS encoding nucleotidyltransferase family protein, whose translation MHPLIETHREQLLALARRRGVTGVRVFGSMSRGDANDDSDVDLLVSLRPGVSALALGGLLLDAQELLGRRVDVVTEASLHPALRERVLADAVAL comes from the coding sequence ATGCACCCGTTGATCGAAACCCACCGGGAACAACTGCTGGCCCTCGCCCGGCGGCGTGGGGTGACGGGGGTGCGCGTGTTCGGCTCGATGAGCCGGGGCGACGCCAACGACGACAGCGACGTCGATCTGCTGGTCAGCCTGCGCCCCGGCGTCAGTGCGCTGGCGCTCGGTGGCCTGCTGCTGGACGCCCAGGAACTGCTGGGCCGCCGGGTGGACGTCGTCACCGAGGCCAGCCTGCATCCGGCGTTGCGCGAGCGCGTGCTGGCCGACGCCGTCGCGCTGTGA
- a CDS encoding glycerophosphodiester phosphodiesterase family protein, giving the protein MATRSITRSRLPASFALVALAASLAACGGSGDDTEDLNTLDGKAPLILGHRGLPGLYPEETLPAYEGAVDAGADSLEEDLHLTKDCVLVARHNPWLSDNTNIADIAALIPEVAARKRTTPGVLVNVGYDVAQYGGPSQYLSDRIDPSDPKSVLKALVVDGEDHTGDWSITDFTVAELKAWIGGTTYDARDQRPSNLNGQYPVLTMQEIIDLAKAKSALTGRTISVYPEAKNPYWNNAQAVANGCDVAGTGHPFEDAIVKLIKDNGLNSKTAPIFVQSFDPASLKYMRSIGLATKVVQLIDGDDVDYKTGKMIYSGPNDVYTFVDGRPYSWTVAGDGRYFDSLLTPAGLAEIKTYADGIGPWKPQVMKLSGSADGSLKGVTSATPTSVIADAHKAGLFVHVYTFRNESKYLAGVFNNDPAAELTTYFKAGVDGVFTDFANTAVPTLKQYLKSTGR; this is encoded by the coding sequence ATGGCCACCCGTTCGATCACCCGTTCCCGCCTGCCCGCTTCGTTCGCCCTCGTGGCGCTGGCCGCCTCGCTGGCCGCCTGCGGCGGCAGCGGCGACGACACCGAAGACCTGAACACCCTGGACGGCAAGGCGCCGCTGATCCTGGGCCACCGCGGCCTGCCGGGCCTGTACCCCGAGGAGACGCTGCCGGCCTACGAAGGCGCGGTCGACGCCGGCGCCGACTCGCTGGAAGAAGACCTGCACCTCACCAAGGACTGCGTGCTCGTCGCGCGCCACAACCCCTGGCTGAGCGACAACACCAACATCGCCGACATCGCCGCGCTGATCCCCGAGGTGGCGGCGCGCAAGCGCACGACGCCGGGCGTGCTGGTGAACGTCGGCTACGACGTCGCCCAGTACGGCGGCCCGTCGCAGTACCTGAGCGACCGCATCGACCCGTCCGACCCCAAGTCGGTGCTGAAGGCCCTGGTCGTCGACGGCGAGGACCACACCGGCGACTGGTCGATCACCGACTTCACCGTCGCCGAGCTGAAGGCCTGGATCGGCGGCACGACCTACGACGCGCGCGACCAGCGCCCGTCCAACCTGAACGGCCAGTACCCGGTGCTGACGATGCAGGAGATCATCGACCTGGCCAAGGCCAAGAGCGCGCTCACCGGGCGCACGATCAGCGTCTACCCCGAGGCCAAGAACCCGTACTGGAACAACGCGCAGGCCGTCGCCAACGGCTGCGACGTCGCCGGCACCGGCCACCCGTTCGAGGACGCCATCGTCAAGCTGATCAAGGACAACGGCCTGAACAGCAAGACCGCACCGATCTTCGTGCAGAGCTTCGACCCGGCGAGCCTGAAGTACATGCGCTCGATCGGCCTGGCGACCAAGGTCGTGCAGCTGATCGACGGCGACGACGTCGACTACAAGACCGGCAAGATGATCTATTCCGGCCCGAACGACGTGTACACCTTCGTCGACGGCCGGCCCTACAGCTGGACGGTGGCCGGCGACGGCCGCTACTTCGACAGCCTGCTGACGCCCGCCGGCCTGGCCGAGATCAAGACCTACGCCGACGGCATCGGCCCGTGGAAGCCGCAGGTGATGAAGCTTTCCGGCAGCGCCGACGGCAGCCTGAAGGGCGTGACCAGCGCCACCCCGACCAGCGTGATCGCCGACGCCCACAAGGCCGGGCTCTTCGTGCACGTCTACACCTTCCGCAACGAGAGCAAGTACCTGGCCGGCGTCTTCAACAACGACCCGGCGGCCGAGCTGACGACCTACTTCAAGGCCGGCGTCGACGGCGTGTTCACCGACTTCGCCAACACCGCGGTGCCGACGCTCAAGCAGTACCTGAAGAGCACCGGGCGCTGA